CTTTTCGCTGTGCTTTGCGGTAATTGGTCTCAAAATCCTCTTTCATGATCTTGGCACTGTCAAGGAGTATAATTTCAGCTATGTCACGTGTGGCTTCCGTTGCATAGATCACCCCGCTAAACCCTTCTTTGACCAGTTTGGGTATACGTCCGACATGGTCAAGGTGTGCATGGGTAATAAGAAGATAATCGATCTCGGAAGGTTCAAACCCGAAATTACAATAATTTCGCTCTTCTTCAGGACCTTGAAACATCCCGCAATCAATAAGTATACGCGGTCCGTGCTCGATCGCAAGCAAATGACAGGAGCCGGTTACCACTTTAGCCGCTCCGTGTGAAGTTACTGTTGCCATACTAATTCCTTTATGTTATCTATCTTTATTTTACTTTTTAATGTATTGATTTGAGCTTAGATTCTTACAGGTGATTTTTTTTAGTATAAAGCACAATTTTATAGGCTTTTATCTATTTGAGAGAGTTAAAAAAAATGCTTAAATAGTTGATATATCTCTTTTTTATACAGTGATAATAAGCAAAAATATAACCGATACTAAGATATAATCTTATATCTTACAGGACAGTAAAATGTTAAAAAAGTAAATAGATCAAGACCTACAGTGAGAGTAGATCAAGGTTTAAAAATGCACGCCACTTACAGCAGAGAGAAAATATCAATGAATGAAGATTTTTTACAAAAATTATATACGTTAGAACAACATATACAGCACTATAATGAGGGAATAGACATTGGGGTACACCCTTTTGATATCGCTGATCTGCTCATAGAGATCAGAGAAATCAATGAAGATACCTATATGGCATCTTTAAATAAACTTCCAAGTACACTTTTAGCCGAAGTACTTGTCGAATTGCCAAAATCCTTCCAGGAAGAGCTCTATACACATTACGGTCCTAAAAAACTTGCAAAACTGACTGAATCGCTCGATACGGATGATGCAGCGGTTTTGATACAACACATTGAAGAAGTGGATGAAGAAAAAGCAGATGCTATCATGTCCAATCTTTCAGATGAGGACAGGGATACGATAGAAGAACTGATCTCATACCAAGACCATGAAGCCGGCTCTTACATGCAGACAGAAGTTTTTGAAGCACATGTGGATGAAACCATTGGTGCTTCCATACATCGTCTCAAAAAGATGAAAGCGAACAGAGAGATAGACAATGTCCATCATGTATTTGTTGTTTCAGATAAGAGAAAGTTTGTCGGTATGATACCTCTGGAAGATCTTATTCTTCATGGACCGAAAGAACTCTACAGGGATGTCATCGAAGAAGGAATGATCACCATTTCTGTAGATCCGCATGATGAGATAAAAAATGTGATCGAAACGGTAGTCAACTATGACCTCAGTGTGATCGCCGTAGTGAATCAAAGGGGAATCCTCATGGGTCGTATCACTGCGGATGACATCTATGATATCATCGAGGAAGGTGCAACAGAACAGATCTATAACCTTGCAGGTGTTAATGATACAGCGGAACAAGAAGAGAGCATATGGAAGATCGGACGGGCAAGAGGAGTCTGGCTGGGGGTAAACCTTTTAACGGCGATTGCCGCATCCCTGGTCATCGGACTTTTTGATGCGACACTTCAATCCCTGGTCGCACTTGCCATTTTAATGCCGATCGTTGCTTCCATGGGAGGCAATGCCGGAACACAGACACTGACGGTAACAGTAAGACAGATGGCACTGGGAGATATAGAAGCAGATGAGGCAAAAAAGACCATTTTTAAAGAGGTCTTCATCTCCCTGATGAATGGCGTTGTGTATGCTGTGACCATGGGCCTGATCGCTTATATCTGGTTCCAAATTCCTATGCTTGGTATCGTCATAGGTATGGCTATGATAGTGAATCTTTTGTCTGCCGGATTTTTCGGTGCAGTCATTCCCCTGACCCTCAAAAAATTCGGTGTAGACCCGGCCATAGGCTCTACTGTGCTTTTAACAACAGTAACCGATGTAGTAGGGTTTTTCAGCTTTCTTGGGCTTGCAACGATCATATTATTATAAAAGAGAGAATGTATGGACACAACTGACACACGCTTAGAAGAATTTATAGAAGACTATTGGGATATTATCGTAGGAATGATCGCTATAGTGGCAGCGATCATTTTTCATCAACTTGGGAACGGTTATCTGGCTACTGCGTTTGC
The sequence above is drawn from the Sulfurovum sp. TSL1 genome and encodes:
- the mgtE gene encoding magnesium transporter; protein product: MNEDFLQKLYTLEQHIQHYNEGIDIGVHPFDIADLLIEIREINEDTYMASLNKLPSTLLAEVLVELPKSFQEELYTHYGPKKLAKLTESLDTDDAAVLIQHIEEVDEEKADAIMSNLSDEDRDTIEELISYQDHEAGSYMQTEVFEAHVDETIGASIHRLKKMKANREIDNVHHVFVVSDKRKFVGMIPLEDLILHGPKELYRDVIEEGMITISVDPHDEIKNVIETVVNYDLSVIAVVNQRGILMGRITADDIYDIIEEGATEQIYNLAGVNDTAEQEESIWKIGRARGVWLGVNLLTAIAASLVIGLFDATLQSLVALAILMPIVASMGGNAGTQTLTVTVRQMALGDIEADEAKKTIFKEVFISLMNGVVYAVTMGLIAYIWFQIPMLGIVIGMAMIVNLLSAGFFGAVIPLTLKKFGVDPAIGSTVLLTTVTDVVGFFSFLGLATIILL